From the Brachyhypopomus gauderio isolate BG-103 chromosome 5, BGAUD_0.2, whole genome shotgun sequence genome, one window contains:
- the glipr1a gene encoding GLIPR1-like protein 1 — protein MMHDWHQSLSFLILLLFSLAFRTTTNPFCDIVDKAFIEACLREHNAGRSNVSPPASNMRYMTWDESLAITARAWARKCVYEHNIYLGETGRVHPVFTTVGENIWAGAPYSTFSVKKAIEDWIAEYHFYEYHSLHCNNVCGHYTQVVWADTYLVGCAVQACPNGVAKTSFSSTPGAIFVCNYAPGGNYHGHSPYMNGVSCSSCGNEKCDNQLCHNVTREAPRRYNWTPDWDPALFLCGSFCKTVLIIRPISLFFIFSYIYFLQHRYTNLFAYTS, from the exons ATGATGCATGACTGGCACCAATCCCTAAGCTTTCTGATTCTTCTGCTGTTCTCACTTGCTTTCAGAACAACCACAAACCCATTTTGCGATATTGTAGACAAGGCATTCATTGAGGCTTGCCTGAGAGAGCACAATGCAGGTAGAtcgaatgtctctccccctgctAGCAACATGCGTTACATG ACATGGGATGAAAGCCTCGCAATCACAGCAAGAGCATGGGCAAGAAAATGTGTCTATGAACACAATATTTACCTTGGTGAGACAGGCAGGGTCCATCCTGTTTTCACCACTGTGGGGGAAAACATCTGGGCAGGAGCACCATATAGCACGTTTTCAGTAAAGAAAGCCATTGAAGACTGGATTGCAGAGTATCATTTTTATGAGTACCACAGTCTTCACTGCAACAATGTCTGTGGGCACTACACGCAA GTCGTATGGGCAGATACATACCTGGTTGGTTGTGCCGTGCAGGCATGTCCAAATGGGGTGGCTAAAACAAGTTTCTCATCCACTCCAGGAGCTATATTTGTGTGCAACTATGCACCAGG AGGAAATTACCATGGTCATTCTCCCTACATGAATGGAGTGTCCTGCAGCAGTTGTGGCAATGAGAAGTGTGATAACCAACTTTGCC ACAATGTCACTCGAGAAGCACCTAGAC GATATAACTGGACTCCTGACTGGGATCCTGCTCTGTTTTTGTGTGGGTCATTCTGTAAAACTGTACTCATCATCAGACCCATTTCTCTGTTTTTTATCTTCAGCTACATATACTTCCTTCAGCATCGCTATACAAATCTCTTTGCTTACACTTCCTGA
- the LOC143514859 gene encoding uncharacterized protein LOC143514859, which yields MTLIGQGVSSQVASGERLLRYPLSTPQPFLKPEERRMEDHKNVPWSNAEVQTFLQIIGDQKIQGELDRATRNVKVFSEVSALMATHGYQRSVIQCRSKLKKLKSDYRAVKDHNARSGANRKDWKWFQQMDAIYGHRPASNGRENVLDTAMSVLEATENDSPSTDEASTPLEPPASPASYTEPAVSTPSGSQTPVRRPNTGKRKRTQTDLDICAHLQEMQAQDVRMHEQMHEQREEHIQLLLRDSREAREQEAELRRAELAENASFNRAFLGVFGELVKTLRDRHQ from the exons atgacactgattggccagggagtgtcgtcacaggttgcgtcaggagagcgactcctccgctatccactatcgactcctcagccatttttaaaacccgaGGAGAGAAGAATGGAGGACCACAAGAATGTTCCCTGGTCGAACGCCGAGGTACAGACCTTTCTGCAAATAATaggcgatcaaaaaatccagggcgaactggacagGGCCACTAGAAACGTAAAAGTTTTTAgtgaggtttccgcgctaatggccactcatggctaccagcggtccgttatACAGTGTCGGTCCAAGCTTAAAAAGCTCAAAAGTGactaccgggcggtgaaggatcACAATGCACGCAGCGGTGCAAACCGCAAAGATTGGAAGTGGTTCCAGCAGATGGATGctatatacggtcaccggccagccagcaACGgcagagaaaacgtgctggacacggcgatgtcggtgctggaggccacggagaatg attccccttccactgacgaggcgagcacCCCTTTGGAACCTCCCGCCTCCCCCGCATCATACACGGAACCAGCAGTCTCTACACCGTCTGGATCTCAAACGCCTGTCCGTCGGCCCAACACAG GCAAGCGAAAAAGGACCCAGACTGACCTCGATATCTGTGCACATCTCCAGGAGATGCAGGCGCAGGATGTGCGGATGCATGAACAGATGCATGAGCAGCGCGAGGAGCACATCCAGCTGCTGCTCCGTGATTCTCGCGAGGCCCGTGAACAAGAAGCCGAGCTGAggagagcggagttggcggaaaatgcttcattcaaccgggctttcctcggggtgttTGGTGAACTTGTAAAAACATTGCGAGACAGACACCAGTGA